The following coding sequences lie in one Cupriavidus sp. WKF15 genomic window:
- a CDS encoding TnsA endonuclease N-terminal domain-containing protein yields MSTRQSSFPVTLGIPYITYESDDGLLHHTELRDPVAPVRPISKLHPGRTVGGVSFGDRTPYHAIDESHLEMLALHAFALAADVQLIAAQPIRLSYEFEGSKRRYTPDIYLRTNSEAVLVEVKELHTLLRPEDIGKHAARADAVRQLGGRLCFITDDVLKGCGGALARNLLRLQRHLRLPANDVYVDLTHRLLKNESLNIMDLMLALDQPIGCILNMLAHKRLAFDWRKDITPASKVSLPGYEFRLLTTSELLNAGEFGDLLAELTLGRVPQNKRRLYRATAPRSVLKIRDPFGNVC; encoded by the coding sequence ATGTCTACTCGACAATCCTCGTTCCCGGTGACGCTGGGCATTCCATACATCACTTATGAGTCGGATGACGGTTTGCTCCACCACACGGAGTTGCGGGATCCCGTCGCGCCCGTCCGGCCTATTTCAAAGCTCCACCCTGGAAGAACAGTCGGAGGCGTTAGCTTTGGCGATCGAACGCCCTATCACGCGATCGATGAGTCGCACCTCGAAATGCTTGCACTGCATGCGTTTGCCCTAGCGGCTGACGTTCAGTTGATAGCAGCCCAGCCGATCCGACTGAGCTATGAGTTCGAAGGAAGCAAGAGGCGGTACACGCCGGATATCTATCTTCGTACCAACAGTGAAGCTGTGCTGGTGGAAGTCAAGGAACTTCACACATTGCTGAGGCCGGAAGATATCGGGAAGCATGCAGCGCGGGCTGATGCCGTGCGTCAGCTCGGTGGCCGACTCTGTTTCATCACGGATGATGTACTAAAGGGCTGTGGTGGAGCTCTGGCGAGAAACCTTCTCCGACTCCAACGGCACCTTCGTTTGCCAGCAAACGACGTCTACGTTGATCTGACTCACAGGCTTCTCAAGAACGAGAGCTTGAACATCATGGATCTGATGTTGGCGCTGGATCAACCAATTGGCTGCATTCTCAATATGCTCGCGCACAAGCGACTCGCATTTGACTGGAGGAAAGATATCACGCCGGCGAGCAAGGTGTCGCTACCAGGCTATGAATTTAGATTGCTAACGACTTCGGAGCTGCTAAATGCGGGTGAATTCGGTGATCTTTTGGCAGAACTCACTCTGGGTCGTGTGCCGCAAAATAAACGACGACTATACCGTGCGACGGCTCCGCGATCGGTCCTTAAGATACGTGACCCCTTTGGAAATGTTTGCTGA
- a CDS encoding helix-turn-helix transcriptional regulator, producing the protein MDDVVTQTSFADMLHFARRRSGVTQKDAASASGIDRSYLAALESGRRSPPGLTALHRILDAIRATKTERARIIYAAFCTRCNEDLSGLLPTEEVESLKELLFQLVRKDGKGSRLLTHVYDLPDDRVALLAEIADWPEDQLRTITGFARLPRADKQFVGTMVVALYNKEPQEI; encoded by the coding sequence ATGGACGACGTTGTCACACAAACTTCCTTTGCTGACATGCTCCACTTTGCCCGCCGACGTTCGGGAGTTACACAGAAAGACGCCGCTTCTGCGAGCGGCATTGATCGATCCTATCTCGCGGCGCTTGAGAGTGGCCGGAGGTCACCACCTGGACTCACCGCACTCCACCGAATTCTCGATGCCATTCGAGCAACTAAGACGGAGCGCGCGAGAATTATCTACGCGGCCTTCTGCACGCGCTGCAATGAGGACCTCAGTGGATTACTGCCGACAGAGGAAGTTGAATCGCTGAAGGAATTACTCTTCCAACTCGTACGGAAAGACGGAAAGGGAAGCCGCCTTCTGACGCACGTATATGACCTTCCAGACGACCGAGTGGCATTGCTCGCAGAAATTGCCGACTGGCCGGAAGATCAACTTCGCACGATCACCGGCTTTGCTCGCCTGCCCCGCGCCGACAAGCAGTTTGTTGGCACGATGGTAGTCGCCCTCTACAACAAAGAACCTCAGGAGATATAG